CTTTGTTCGAGCATGTCCCGCAGGGCGTCCGGCCACTGGCTGAGATCGGGCCGTTCGGCGCGGATGGTGGTGATGGGCAGGTTGATGCCGCTGCCCAGCAGGGAGGCCAGCAGCAGAACAAAGGTGGACTGTGGTGACAGGCCCAGCTTTTCAAAGGCGACGGTGAGAATACCCACCTGAATGAAAGCCAGCAGCAGGCCCAGCAGAAAGATAAAGGCCAGCAGTTGCAGCGGGGAAAAAGGCATGCTGAATGGGTTTGTGCTTGGGGGGCGGACCGTTTCGGGGTCAGTCGCTCAACACTGCGCTGGCCAGCAGATCGGTCAAGTCCACCGCGTTGGTGGGGTGCAGCAAACTGGTGCTGCTCCAGATTTCTTCGACCCCCGCCGCGCGCAGCTGTTCCTGGGCATCGTCCACGAACAGGGCATGGGTGACGGCGCAGTGAATGGCGGCGGCCCCCCGGTCCTTTACCACGGTCGCGGCGGTGGCCACGGTGCGGCCGGTGCTGGCGACATCGTCCACGATGACCACGGTGCGGCCCTGAACCGACTCATCCGGCAGGGTGATTTCCACAGCGCGGTCCGACAGGCGGTTCTTGTGGGCGATGATCCAGTCAAAGCCGCCTTCTTTGGCGATGTGGGCCACCCATTGGCGCGATTCCCTGTCCGGCCCCACTAACAGGGGGCGTTCCAGCCGCTCGCGCAAAAACTCTGCCAGCAGGCCCCCGGCGCTCAGGGAGACGGTGCGGCGGGCGGGCACCGCCTCGTGCAAATGATGGACGCGGTGCAGATGAGGGTCCACGGTAATCACGGTGTCGAACAGCCCGGCGAGAAATTCGCCGACGATACGTTGGCTGACAATCTCGCCGGGATGAAATGCGGCGTCCTGGCGCATGTAGCACAGATAGGGCGCCACCAGGGTCAGGTGCTTGACCCCCGCGGCGCGGGCGGCGCGGGCGCAGAGCATGAGTTCGACCAGCTTGTCGTTGGGCCAGTCCAGGGTGCGGCAGAGCACGACATGGGGAGGGAGTTCAGCCGGCAGGCGCAGTTTGCTTTCCCCGTCGGGGAAGCGGTGCAGGCTCACCGTCGCGCACGGCCTGTCCAGGGCGTCAGCCAGGCGCTGGGCGGGGGAGAGGTAATCGGGAAAACTCAGAATCAAACTCTCGTCACGCATCCTTCACTTCCATTTCGTCGGGGGATGACCAAAATCCAATAGTACCGTGAAACCGGGTCGCCACAATGGCGCCGCTCCCAAGGGGGGCGGTCAAAATTCCACGAACAGGGTGGGCACCTCACCGGCATCACCGATACGGTAACCGCTGCCCCGTTCGTTGTTCAGCGCCCTGGCGAAATGAAAATCCGCCGGGAACTCGGCATGTACCCGGTACAGCACCTCACCCCGGACCACCGGCTCGCCCAGTTTTTTGAGCAAGTCCACCCCGGCGCCCTTGTCCATGGGGGCGCCGGCCATGCGGGCGATGCGGGCCAGCAGCAGATTGTCGATGGCGGTGACCACACCGTCACGGTCGGCCTGGATGTCGTAGCTGAGGCGGCCTGGCGGGGGGCGCTCGCTGCGGCGGCCCTGGGCGTCGATCAGGGCGTTCATTTTGGCCAGGGCGCGGCCGGATTCCAGAATGTCGCGGGCGATGCCGTAGCCCTGGCCGCCGCGTACATCGGGGTCGAATTCGATTACCCGCCCCGCCAGGCGCAGTGCTTTTTGACGCAGATCCGCCGGCGCGGCGGGGTCGTTCTCCAACACCTGCATCACGTCCCGCGCTTCCAGCACCGGGCCGATGCCGCGTCCTATGGGCTGGCGGCCGTCGGTGATCACCACCTCCAGATGCAGATTCAGGCGGTCACCCACGTATTCAAACAGCTTGCGCAGCCCCAGGGCATCGCGCATGTGGCGCACCTTGGCGGAGGGGCCCACAGGAATGTCGAGCAGCAGATGGGTGGCGCCGGCGGCCAGCTTTTTGGACAGGATGGAGGCCACCATCTGGCCTGGGGCGTCGATGCCCAGGGGCCGTTCCACGGAAATGAGCATGTCGTCCACCGGCGCCAGGTGCGCCGTGCCGCCCCAGGCCAGACAGCCGCGCTGGCGGTGGACAATGTCCAGCAGGCGCTCCGGAGCGAGGTTGACCTCCGCCAGCACCTCCATGGTGTCCGCCGTGCCCGCGGGGGAGGTGATGGCCCGGCTGGAGGTTTTGGGAATCAGCATGCCGTGGGCAGCGACGATGGGGACCACCAGCATGGAGGTGCGGTTGCCGGGGATGCCGCCGATGCAGTGCTTGTCGGCCACCAGGGCTTCCTGCCAGTCCAGCCGCTCGCCGGATTCCAGCATGGCGCGGGTGAGAAACAGCACTTCCTCCCGGTCCAGGCCGTTTTCCCCGGCGGCCACCAGGAAGGCCGCCAGCTCCATTTTCGAATAGCGCTTGTTCGCCACTTCAAAACAAATGCGGCGGAAGTCCTCCAGTTTCAGCCGTTCCCCCAGAATCTTGCGGCGCACCGCATCCATGGAGCGGGGCGGTTCGGCGTGGTCCACCCGTACTGCGGCGCCGGTTTGCAGGCCGAGCTGGTCGAAGGCCTGCTCCGACAGGCCCAATTCCTCAGGGGTGACGAGGGCGGCGTCGTCCACCACGTTCAACACGGCGAAGATGCGCCGGCCGTTGTGGCTGACTTCGATTTTCGACAGGGCCTGAAAGCCCTCCGCCCGGTACACGGCGCAGTCGCGGTGCAAATAGGCGACGTTTTCCCGGTAGGTGTCGATGGCCACGCGCTTGAGCTTCAGGGGGGCGCCGGCGGGAGGTGGGGGAGAAGAAGGTGTCATGGGATTCACTCGGGTCGCGTGGCCGCTATGGTGGCTCGCTGGCTGAAAGCATCGTACCAGTTTTTGAATCCGGGGTGCGGGTCGGGCTGATGCAGCGGCACGGGGATGTGCCGCCATTGGCACCAGGCAAATGGGGTCAGTAGTAAAGCTTCATTCGCCCTCTTCTTCCAATCTGCGCCGCTCTTGCTGCTGCAAGGTCCACATGGTGGCATAGGCGCCCCGGGCGCTGAGCAGGGCGCGGTGGGTGCCCCGTTCGATGACCCGGCCCTGGTCCAGCACCAGAATTTCGTCGGCATCGACGATGGTGGACAGGC
The genomic region above belongs to Gammaproteobacteria bacterium and contains:
- the prs gene encoding ribose-phosphate diphosphokinase; the encoded protein is MRDESLILSFPDYLSPAQRLADALDRPCATVSLHRFPDGESKLRLPAELPPHVVLCRTLDWPNDKLVELMLCARAARAAGVKHLTLVAPYLCYMRQDAAFHPGEIVSQRIVGEFLAGLFDTVITVDPHLHRVHHLHEAVPARRTVSLSAGGLLAEFLRERLERPLLVGPDRESRQWVAHIAKEGGFDWIIAHKNRLSDRAVEITLPDESVQGRTVVIVDDVASTGRTVATAATVVKDRGAAAIHCAVTHALFVDDAQEQLRAAGVEEIWSSTSLLHPTNAVDLTDLLASAVLSD
- a CDS encoding thymidine phosphorylase family protein, producing the protein MTPSSPPPPAGAPLKLKRVAIDTYRENVAYLHRDCAVYRAEGFQALSKIEVSHNGRRIFAVLNVVDDAALVTPEELGLSEQAFDQLGLQTGAAVRVDHAEPPRSMDAVRRKILGERLKLEDFRRICFEVANKRYSKMELAAFLVAAGENGLDREEVLFLTRAMLESGERLDWQEALVADKHCIGGIPGNRTSMLVVPIVAAHGMLIPKTSSRAITSPAGTADTMEVLAEVNLAPERLLDIVHRQRGCLAWGGTAHLAPVDDMLISVERPLGIDAPGQMVASILSKKLAAGATHLLLDIPVGPSAKVRHMRDALGLRKLFEYVGDRLNLHLEVVITDGRQPIGRGIGPVLEARDVMQVLENDPAAPADLRQKALRLAGRVIEFDPDVRGGQGYGIARDILESGRALAKMNALIDAQGRRSERPPPGRLSYDIQADRDGVVTAIDNLLLARIARMAGAPMDKGAGVDLLKKLGEPVVRGEVLYRVHAEFPADFHFARALNNERGSGYRIGDAGEVPTLFVEF